A window of the Lentisphaera araneosa HTCC2155 genome harbors these coding sequences:
- a CDS encoding O-antigen ligase family protein: MSEYKYIIFFAVLCAGVPLGVLLCQVHKTFTKIFFVLLIWSSCEPDKLGINFFSREFYRASTRGFELSLIDICALILAGNLLVNWNKHKKVLLPALSCPYLIYLSITLISWALNCQNIATPDPVTTNKYTVYPPPYAQFELWLYPLFEISKIMRGIFLFWILVNYLQDSEYIKIIYWGLAMTVLYLTLLALRDRYLFGFHRIKTNLGHANSFSTYMAMLGTMFFPLILYSKSWFRSGLYSFLVACSGLCVILTVSRGGLVAMGLGIFVCLSILFIKTIKVKNIILLTLGFFMTCVVLYKSSDTLINRFFGKQDAEKDMAYRGKYNMKAKMMAADKVFGVGIGNFSAWSWLKYASEVDEELPPGTPPHNLWFINLGELGYPGLLAFMLIWLRFFAIAVKNIFTSRKDPFLLTVSASCLGACLALHFQSMLQLGFRQSPQYFLMIIISSIVVAVHHSNKHKSLESNGLALNN, encoded by the coding sequence TTGTCAGAATATAAGTACATAATCTTCTTCGCAGTCCTCTGTGCGGGCGTTCCCCTCGGAGTGCTGCTCTGCCAAGTTCATAAAACTTTTACCAAGATATTCTTTGTTCTGTTGATTTGGTCGAGTTGTGAACCTGACAAACTTGGAATCAACTTCTTTTCTAGAGAATTCTATAGAGCTTCTACTCGTGGTTTTGAACTCAGCTTAATCGATATTTGTGCTCTTATTTTAGCTGGCAACCTACTTGTAAACTGGAACAAACATAAAAAAGTTCTCTTACCAGCATTGTCCTGTCCCTATCTTATCTACTTAAGTATTACTTTAATTTCTTGGGCATTAAACTGTCAAAACATTGCAACTCCTGATCCCGTCACTACCAATAAATATACCGTTTACCCCCCACCCTATGCTCAATTTGAACTTTGGTTGTACCCATTATTTGAAATTAGTAAAATTATGCGGGGAATTTTTCTATTTTGGATACTTGTCAATTATTTACAAGACTCTGAATATATTAAAATTATTTACTGGGGTCTTGCCATGACAGTGCTCTACCTAACTTTACTTGCTTTACGAGATCGCTACCTCTTTGGATTCCACCGAATTAAGACAAATCTTGGTCATGCTAACTCCTTTTCAACTTATATGGCCATGCTAGGCACCATGTTTTTCCCTCTCATTCTTTACTCAAAATCATGGTTCAGATCAGGACTCTACTCTTTCTTAGTCGCCTGTAGCGGACTGTGCGTTATTCTAACGGTTTCCCGGGGAGGCTTAGTTGCTATGGGATTAGGGATTTTTGTTTGTTTAAGTATTCTATTTATCAAAACAATTAAAGTTAAAAATATAATTCTACTTACTCTAGGCTTTTTCATGACTTGTGTAGTACTTTATAAATCATCGGATACTCTTATCAATCGTTTTTTTGGAAAACAGGATGCTGAAAAAGATATGGCTTACAGAGGAAAATATAACATGAAAGCTAAAATGATGGCAGCTGACAAAGTCTTTGGAGTTGGTATAGGCAATTTTTCCGCTTGGTCATGGTTAAAATATGCTTCAGAAGTAGATGAAGAACTACCTCCCGGAACTCCCCCACATAATTTATGGTTTATTAATTTAGGAGAACTCGGCTACCCTGGACTATTAGCCTTTATGCTTATTTGGCTAAGATTTTTTGCTATCGCAGTTAAAAATATATTTACTAGCAGAAAGGATCCTTTTTTACTTACAGTAAGCGCCTCATGTTTGGGAGCTTGCTTAGCACTTCACTTCCAAAGTATGTTACAACTTGGGTTTCGTCAGAGCCCTCAGTACTTTTTAATGATAATTATCAGTTCTATCGTTGTAGCAGTACATCACTCTAATAAACATAAATCGCTTGAAAGTAATGGCTTAGCACTAAATAATTAA
- a CDS encoding glycosyltransferase family 4 protein, translating to MKKLFLVNERFGRYSGAEQHIYVTLPFISQNFDVQFIYNEDTNKDSETLDELISTKHLYDFDAKDHRAYKQCWKLLNNEKPDVIYVHKCMNVGMLQAFRDYGCPLIRMQHDHDMYCMRSYKYNPLTRKICTKKAGIACIVPCMAPLKRERDESGSKIAWVSYTKQMQQIKINQSFDEVFVVSQYMKDELITQGFEERKIKIFPPVPLPKRQVPINTYSDENIIVFATQIIRGKGLDCLINALSLVKNDFKLYVFGSGSHKEYCQQLVKDLNLEDKIIFKGFVSQEELSNIYASAVMGTVPSVWPEPIATVGLEFLRHGLPVIGFDAGGIKDWLIDDTSGFLIPWMDIQAMADKIDLLLNDKKLTRKLGQSGRKFVNDKYNFDNYINKLVGHLEAVVTDHQQKLLAI from the coding sequence ATGAAAAAATTATTCTTAGTCAACGAACGCTTTGGGCGCTACTCCGGCGCTGAACAACATATCTATGTGACTCTTCCCTTCATTAGTCAAAATTTTGATGTCCAATTTATTTATAATGAAGATACAAACAAAGATTCCGAAACTCTAGATGAATTAATCTCCACAAAGCATTTATATGATTTTGATGCCAAAGATCACCGCGCATATAAACAGTGCTGGAAGCTCTTAAACAATGAAAAACCCGATGTCATTTACGTTCACAAATGCATGAACGTGGGCATGTTGCAGGCCTTCAGAGATTACGGTTGCCCTCTGATCCGCATGCAACATGACCACGATATGTATTGTATGAGAAGCTACAAATATAACCCTCTCACCCGTAAAATTTGTACCAAAAAAGCAGGCATAGCTTGCATCGTGCCCTGCATGGCCCCCCTCAAACGCGAGCGTGATGAATCTGGAAGTAAAATCGCTTGGGTAAGTTATACTAAGCAGATGCAACAAATCAAAATCAATCAATCATTTGACGAAGTTTTTGTCGTAAGTCAGTACATGAAAGATGAGCTTATTACTCAAGGTTTTGAAGAAAGAAAAATTAAGATTTTCCCACCTGTCCCACTCCCCAAACGCCAAGTCCCTATTAATACATATAGTGATGAAAATATTATTGTTTTCGCCACACAAATTATTCGAGGGAAAGGCTTAGACTGCCTAATTAATGCTCTTTCATTAGTTAAAAATGACTTTAAACTTTATGTTTTTGGCAGTGGATCACACAAGGAGTACTGCCAACAACTCGTCAAAGACCTTAACTTAGAAGATAAAATAATTTTCAAAGGCTTTGTGAGTCAAGAAGAGCTGTCCAACATCTATGCATCGGCAGTCATGGGAACTGTGCCTTCCGTATGGCCCGAACCTATTGCCACCGTGGGTCTTGAATTCTTAAGACATGGACTCCCAGTCATTGGCTTTGATGCTGGTGGCATTAAAGATTGGTTGATTGATGACACATCAGGCTTCCTCATTCCATGGATGGATATACAAGCGATGGCCGATAAAATCGACCTCTTACTCAATGATAAAAAATTAACGCGAAAACTAGGACAATCTGGAAGGAAATTTGTAAATGATAAATACAACTTCGATAATTACATCAATAAACTCGTAGGTCATTTAGAAGCGGTGGTTACAGATCATCAGCAAAAGCTGCTTGCGATCTGA
- a CDS encoding glycosyltransferase family 2 protein produces the protein MNILIGMLIHNEEAIIAKTLKTVFQQNIFRSYKYQVEIIIIANACSDNSSAICERELEKFSRKVHNLEYKVIDKDEPGKIPAWNDLIHKYSSPQESYIIMMDGDILLQQKNNFETLIQSLENNPQALISTDLPIKDIHFSKSNNFLKRFSLGFSKITQKGAGQLCGQLYCARASFLRKIFIPKEILVDDTYLKFMACTNGLTSAVDNSKIINNYSVSHVFEAYTGPRNYFNNQVRQTVAFSMWRMFKEIIKQNKSKANAIQIVRTAITNNPDWLKQEFDKHMKGKRWFVFKGALNVRFKRLSRLNTMGKIKMFIPTCAAWLIDLPVIFVSNSKIKNSHIQNIWKDTHSTKMASEADSLIQLKTKIEKAS, from the coding sequence ATGAATATTTTAATCGGAATGCTGATTCACAATGAAGAAGCCATCATAGCTAAAACTTTAAAAACTGTTTTCCAGCAAAATATTTTTAGATCTTACAAATACCAAGTTGAGATCATAATAATCGCTAATGCTTGCTCTGATAATAGTTCCGCAATATGTGAGAGGGAGCTCGAAAAATTTAGTCGCAAAGTTCATAACTTAGAATACAAAGTTATCGATAAAGACGAACCGGGTAAAATACCTGCTTGGAATGATCTCATCCATAAATACTCAAGCCCTCAGGAATCATACATCATCATGATGGATGGCGATATCCTGCTTCAACAAAAAAATAATTTCGAAACTTTGATACAAAGCCTTGAGAATAATCCGCAAGCACTTATTTCCACTGATCTACCTATTAAGGACATTCATTTCTCTAAGTCGAATAACTTCCTAAAAAGATTTTCCTTAGGCTTTTCTAAAATTACTCAAAAAGGTGCTGGGCAACTATGTGGACAACTCTATTGTGCTCGCGCTTCATTCTTGAGAAAGATTTTCATTCCTAAGGAAATTTTAGTTGACGATACTTATCTGAAATTCATGGCCTGTACAAATGGCTTAACAAGCGCAGTAGATAACTCAAAAATCATTAACAACTATTCCGTATCACATGTTTTTGAAGCCTATACGGGACCCAGAAATTACTTTAACAATCAAGTACGCCAAACTGTCGCCTTTTCCATGTGGAGAATGTTTAAAGAAATTATTAAGCAAAATAAATCAAAAGCAAATGCCATTCAAATTGTTAGAACAGCAATCACTAATAACCCTGATTGGTTGAAACAGGAGTTTGATAAACATATGAAAGGTAAGCGTTGGTTTGTCTTCAAGGGAGCTTTAAACGTACGTTTCAAAAGACTCTCTCGTCTCAACACAATGGGAAAAATCAAAATGTTTATACCTACTTGTGCGGCTTGGCTTATTGACTTACCTGTAATTTTCGTGAGTAACTCGAAGATCAAGAATTCACATATCCAAAATATTTGGAAAGATACCCATAGCACCAAAATGGCGAGCGAAGCTGACTCATTAATTCAACTTAAAACTAAAATTGAGAAGGCATCATAA
- a CDS encoding exosortase/archaeosortase family protein, which produces MFKKLYGRSLIPALGIILCSFLAISETIDFANELWGTQLRLISAIFAENILAFTGFNIERDFTILKVADMTFDIIPACNGSKAIKVTMLCSCLMAVITKDLNPISKLKLIALSLPLAVTLNGLRISALIALSSWSGVIIHADTPMHTVLGLIFFALSIYILTKLSDQIISKQKGLREFSLFFPSLLLLIICMIPFLSACLRDWQGTSYNTNDQWSFVFFLWGTLAYIYHAKLSSKNHSQFRYGLFAAGFTLIGTSFVYFHSPSNYVLGIAFLLLISSLNLIEFGSQNTYRKSPLLLIIFCGFPKTNEKIMELLNLHIDQVLIIKFCICFILFTVVLLKYKKEVFTCTPPLPKTSYNFIFLLSSLLLGVQLYHLKQVNTESLEEKIYYPYYINDWEGFDLNSEGNEVLNRLYKKDDLAAGLMVISSQGKRQNIHTPEYCQFGIGWDVLSRETITFSDANSHEKSVSKLKLVRDDLVREFIYWFQSEHSQCASYSEFISQDTLLRIQGKKSLWKLVIVWSDDLDHLENFVKIIPPINSASLISLVDKKCEFPQNAVTKK; this is translated from the coding sequence ATGTTTAAAAAACTCTACGGAAGATCTTTAATCCCTGCTTTAGGCATCATTCTTTGCTCATTCCTAGCAATATCAGAAACTATTGATTTCGCCAATGAACTATGGGGAACCCAATTGCGTTTAATCTCTGCTATTTTTGCAGAAAATATTTTAGCCTTTACCGGTTTCAATATTGAAAGAGATTTCACAATTCTAAAAGTAGCTGATATGACTTTTGATATTATCCCTGCATGCAATGGCTCGAAAGCCATTAAGGTGACGATGCTTTGCTCATGTTTGATGGCAGTTATTACAAAAGATTTAAATCCTATAAGTAAACTAAAATTAATTGCCCTAAGTCTTCCCCTGGCGGTTACTTTGAATGGTCTGCGGATTTCTGCGCTCATTGCATTAAGCTCTTGGAGTGGGGTGATCATTCATGCCGACACCCCTATGCACACCGTCTTGGGACTCATTTTTTTCGCTTTGTCTATCTATATTTTGACAAAACTAAGTGATCAAATTATTTCAAAACAAAAGGGTTTACGGGAATTTTCCTTGTTCTTTCCGAGTCTACTTCTCCTAATCATTTGCATGATTCCTTTTTTATCCGCTTGCTTGCGTGACTGGCAAGGAACCTCTTATAATACCAACGATCAATGGTCATTTGTTTTTTTCTTGTGGGGGACTCTTGCTTATATCTATCACGCCAAGCTAAGCTCAAAAAATCATAGTCAATTTAGATACGGACTTTTTGCAGCAGGCTTTACACTAATAGGCACATCTTTCGTCTACTTTCATAGTCCCAGCAATTACGTTCTCGGCATAGCGTTCCTATTATTAATTAGCTCGCTTAACTTAATTGAGTTCGGGAGTCAAAACACCTACCGAAAATCACCTCTCTTATTAATCATTTTTTGCGGATTTCCCAAAACAAATGAAAAGATAATGGAGCTACTTAACCTGCACATTGATCAGGTTTTGATCATTAAATTCTGCATTTGTTTCATACTCTTTACTGTAGTCCTTTTAAAATATAAAAAAGAAGTTTTTACCTGTACTCCCCCGCTACCCAAAACAAGCTATAACTTTATTTTTTTACTCAGTAGCTTGTTGCTTGGAGTTCAACTGTATCATTTAAAACAGGTCAATACAGAGTCTCTCGAAGAAAAAATTTATTACCCCTATTATATAAATGATTGGGAAGGTTTTGATCTGAATTCTGAAGGTAATGAAGTTCTCAATAGACTGTACAAAAAGGATGACCTCGCTGCAGGTCTTATGGTCATCTCATCCCAAGGTAAACGTCAAAATATTCATACTCCTGAATATTGTCAATTTGGTATCGGATGGGATGTTTTATCACGTGAAACAATTACTTTTTCAGATGCAAACTCGCATGAAAAATCTGTCTCCAAATTAAAGCTTGTTAGAGATGACTTAGTACGTGAGTTTATTTATTGGTTCCAAAGTGAGCACAGTCAATGTGCTTCCTATAGCGAATTTATCAGTCAAGATACTCTCCTTCGAATTCAAGGGAAGAAATCTCTCTGGAAATTAGTTATCGTTTGGTCAGATGACTTGGATCATTTAGAAAATTTCGTTAAAATCATTCCTCCTATCAACTCAGCAAGCTTAATAAGTTTAGTGGATAAAAAGTGTGAATTTCCGCAAAATGCCGTCACCAAAAAGTGA
- a CDS encoding choice-of-anchor L domain-containing protein has protein sequence MKTLLSLLLIGSFNLKAEIIISEFDNVNNLVNTLIDEQAYIDPGVTISNITYNGDERGLGYFNNGLDAGLGMNSGIILSSGNVNSITADNTSGRTSTNLGQAGDSDLNSLIPGYNTFDATSLEFDFTTQGDSAYFNYAFASEEYTEWVGSSYNDTFGFFINGENYALIPGGDDIVAINSINPDQNLDYFNNNDPHHDPSNNEDFDFSFDGFTNTFTAKLTGLEAGETYSLKLAVADAGDRVWDSAVFIEAGSFSKVPIVPAGAPEPEFYLLVLIAGFILYKKYSEDTEFNFG, from the coding sequence ATGAAAACCCTACTCAGCTTATTACTCATAGGCAGTTTTAACCTCAAAGCAGAAATTATCATTTCTGAATTCGATAATGTAAACAACCTCGTTAATACATTGATAGATGAACAGGCTTACATAGATCCCGGTGTTACCATCAGCAATATCACTTATAATGGCGATGAACGAGGCCTTGGTTATTTCAATAATGGTCTAGATGCGGGGCTTGGGATGAATAGCGGTATTATTCTATCTTCTGGGAATGTAAATAGTATTACAGCCGATAATACTTCTGGTAGAACATCCACAAATTTAGGACAAGCTGGAGATAGTGATCTAAACAGTTTAATACCGGGATATAATACCTTTGATGCTACAAGTTTAGAATTTGATTTTACGACTCAAGGGGATAGTGCTTATTTTAATTATGCCTTTGCTTCTGAGGAATACACCGAGTGGGTGGGAAGCTCATATAATGATACATTTGGATTCTTCATAAACGGTGAAAATTATGCACTCATCCCGGGTGGAGATGACATTGTTGCTATTAATAGTATCAACCCAGATCAAAACCTTGATTATTTTAATAACAATGATCCTCATCATGATCCTAGTAATAATGAGGATTTTGATTTTTCATTTGATGGTTTTACCAATACTTTTACTGCCAAATTAACCGGATTAGAAGCTGGAGAAACTTACAGTTTAAAATTAGCTGTAGCAGATGCTGGAGACAGAGTATGGGATTCTGCAGTATTTATCGAAGCTGGATCTTTCTCCAAAGTTCCGATTGTACCTGCAGGGGCACCTGAACCTGAGTTTTACTTACTCGTATTAATTGCCGGTTTCATTCTCTACAAGAAATATTCAGAAGATACAGAATTTAACTTCGGATAA
- a CDS encoding glycosyltransferase family 2 protein, whose translation MNMKRVAIIMRSKNEQPYVRAALENLLLQTYSCYNLYNVDSGSTDGTLEVVKVFSESVKKISSDSYVPGTVLNEMIEQCDEDIIVFLNADAIPQNIDWLKNLLKPILDQEVDATFSRQLARQDAHFIVKYDYSRAYRKSDDTDDDYKAFSAVACAFKREVWESVKFYADGYAEDLVWATQCHRSGFKFQYVHNAVVEHSHNYEIKSLFRKKFRHGIVYYRLKMLKPSVFRQFYYCSREVARDLLKSFQKLNIKTIPYNILYRITIHLAVYRGVKIAANRKEAEL comes from the coding sequence ATGAATATGAAACGTGTCGCCATCATAATGAGATCCAAAAATGAGCAACCCTATGTGCGAGCTGCATTAGAAAATTTACTTTTGCAGACTTATTCCTGTTACAATTTATACAATGTTGACTCAGGTTCTACAGATGGCACTTTAGAAGTCGTAAAAGTTTTTAGTGAATCAGTTAAGAAAATTTCTTCAGATAGTTATGTTCCAGGAACCGTTTTAAATGAGATGATTGAGCAATGTGATGAAGACATAATTGTCTTCCTTAATGCAGATGCGATACCTCAAAATATCGACTGGTTGAAGAACTTGCTGAAGCCAATTTTGGATCAAGAAGTAGATGCAACTTTTAGCAGGCAGTTAGCCAGGCAGGATGCACATTTTATTGTAAAATATGATTACTCTCGCGCATACAGAAAATCAGATGATACAGATGATGATTACAAGGCTTTCTCAGCCGTAGCCTGTGCATTCAAACGTGAGGTTTGGGAGTCAGTCAAATTTTATGCTGATGGTTATGCGGAAGATTTAGTTTGGGCCACTCAGTGCCATAGAAGTGGTTTTAAATTTCAATATGTACACAATGCCGTTGTGGAACATTCACATAACTACGAGATTAAGAGTTTATTTCGAAAGAAATTCAGACATGGCATTGTGTACTATCGCTTAAAGATGTTAAAGCCTTCAGTATTTCGCCAATTTTATTATTGTTCTCGTGAAGTGGCACGTGACCTGCTCAAATCATTTCAGAAATTAAACATAAAAACAATCCCCTATAATATACTTTATAGAATTACGATTCATTTAGCGGTTTATCGGGGTGTTAAAATTGCGGCTAATCGCAAAGAGGCGGAACTATGA
- a CDS encoding nucleotidyltransferase domain-containing protein: MSKYTVNAGGKFDLLVDQDLCRIVAACLKSKYSQNIKAIVLMGSYGRGEGTAFQGSEGLQPFNDYDLVVVGNAMNEWKRRKIQKEFHRLERELGSEIGITVDLFLHTENSLRRADASLMNYEMKYGHMVVYGDPDILSLMPEYSSVDLSEATRLLLNRGKLLLDISRSLRKKTSDEPDKLKFKKFLNKVVLAMGDAALMASGYRGIYYKDKLDEIEKIQGFHNCEWLIEEYQSAIAFKFIGDEELLPKDIEAYYEELQVKFLEFYYDFESIRLKKDVHEFSHYFDVMSHKSRKSSFQKYIQNFYLNLRGFGLSSLNHRSWLGRHPRERLFTVFPLLFKPKLSLNESILVSRLQGCEKNQENCQQKFYQLREKYL, encoded by the coding sequence ATGAGTAAGTATACTGTTAATGCAGGGGGCAAGTTTGATTTACTTGTGGACCAAGATTTGTGTCGCATTGTAGCGGCTTGTTTGAAATCGAAATATTCTCAAAATATCAAAGCAATTGTTCTCATGGGTTCATACGGACGAGGAGAAGGCACGGCATTTCAAGGTTCAGAGGGTTTACAACCCTTTAATGATTATGATTTAGTTGTGGTAGGCAATGCTATGAACGAGTGGAAACGCCGAAAAATCCAAAAAGAGTTTCATCGCTTAGAAAGAGAATTAGGAAGTGAAATCGGGATTACGGTCGATCTTTTTTTACATACTGAAAATAGTTTGCGTCGAGCAGATGCAAGTCTAATGAATTATGAAATGAAGTACGGTCACATGGTTGTGTATGGTGATCCTGATATTTTGAGTTTGATGCCAGAATACAGTTCCGTTGATCTATCCGAAGCGACTCGTCTTCTACTTAATCGAGGTAAGCTATTGCTCGATATTTCTCGTAGTCTTAGGAAAAAAACATCAGATGAACCCGATAAGCTTAAATTCAAAAAATTTCTTAATAAAGTCGTTCTTGCTATGGGTGATGCGGCACTAATGGCGTCCGGTTACAGAGGGATTTACTATAAAGATAAGCTTGATGAAATTGAGAAAATTCAGGGCTTTCACAATTGTGAATGGCTGATAGAAGAATATCAATCGGCGATTGCCTTTAAATTTATAGGTGATGAAGAGTTACTGCCTAAAGATATAGAGGCTTATTATGAAGAGCTCCAAGTGAAATTCCTAGAATTTTATTATGATTTTGAAAGTATAAGACTGAAAAAAGATGTGCATGAATTCAGTCATTACTTTGATGTCATGTCTCATAAATCTAGAAAATCATCCTTCCAAAAATACATACAAAATTTCTATCTCAATCTTCGTGGTTTTGGATTATCCAGTTTAAACCATCGTTCGTGGTTGGGGCGGCATCCGCGAGAACGGTTATTTACAGTGTTTCCACTTTTGTTTAAACCAAAGCTTAGCTTAAATGAATCCATTTTAGTAAGTCGTCTCCAAGGCTGTGAGAAAAATCAAGAGAATTGCCAACAAAAATTTTATCAACTAAGAGAGAAATACCTATGA
- a CDS encoding alkaline phosphatase family protein: protein MKKEKLALFLFVDAFGWEILQKNSFFLKDKIIDKRKLETVFGYSSACDPSIISGKSPSEHGHWNSFYYAPKTCPYKWLKYLSFLPNKLMNHHRVRSKLSSWIKKIHGFTGYFMLYNVPFKYLPFFDYAEKKRIWEPGGLNHGESIFDELQKRNVNFHTHHYGQSDDAKISKLEDKIKNQSIEFAYVSMGGLDSLMHSVGTQHKKVEKQVRWYDKRLRKTLDLAENHYQEVKFYVFTDHGMHNTQSIYDLQAAVGTLDLQYNKDYVAVYDSTMARFWYFNDKARQEVRSLLNGSGRGRILSDEQLKSMGVYFEDQKFGEDIFLMNSGEQICPSYMGENFTPGLHGYDPKDKDSYAQICGNRTLRKDLQSIKDIYKVMVDEMNWLLS from the coding sequence ATGAAAAAAGAAAAATTAGCCCTGTTTTTGTTTGTAGATGCCTTTGGGTGGGAAATTCTCCAGAAAAATTCTTTTTTCTTAAAAGATAAAATCATAGATAAAAGAAAGTTGGAGACGGTTTTTGGATACTCGAGTGCTTGTGATCCCTCAATTATTTCAGGTAAGAGCCCAAGTGAGCACGGCCATTGGAATTCCTTTTATTACGCTCCTAAAACGTGTCCTTATAAATGGTTGAAGTATTTGAGCTTTTTACCCAACAAATTAATGAACCATCACCGCGTGCGCTCAAAATTAAGTTCCTGGATTAAGAAAATTCATGGTTTTACAGGTTATTTCATGCTTTATAATGTTCCCTTTAAATACTTGCCTTTTTTCGATTATGCCGAGAAAAAGCGCATTTGGGAACCCGGTGGCCTGAATCATGGAGAAAGCATTTTTGATGAGCTCCAGAAACGGAATGTCAATTTTCATACACACCATTATGGGCAGAGTGATGACGCTAAGATCTCAAAACTTGAAGATAAAATTAAAAATCAGAGTATTGAGTTTGCTTACGTTTCTATGGGAGGTTTGGACTCCCTCATGCATAGCGTGGGAACTCAACATAAAAAAGTTGAAAAACAAGTTCGCTGGTACGATAAACGTCTAAGAAAAACCTTAGATTTAGCAGAAAATCATTATCAAGAAGTGAAATTTTACGTCTTTACTGATCATGGGATGCACAACACTCAATCTATTTATGACCTCCAAGCTGCAGTTGGTACTTTAGATCTTCAATATAATAAAGATTATGTGGCTGTATACGATTCAACAATGGCGCGTTTTTGGTATTTTAATGATAAAGCTAGACAGGAAGTCCGATCATTACTCAATGGCTCCGGGAGAGGGCGGATTCTAAGTGATGAGCAATTAAAAAGTATGGGAGTGTATTTTGAGGATCAAAAATTTGGCGAAGATATTTTTCTGATGAATTCAGGTGAGCAAATCTGCCCGAGCTATATGGGAGAGAATTTTACGCCAGGTCTCCATGGCTATGATCCCAAAGATAAAGATTCCTATGCTCAAATTTGCGGTAATCGCACCTTGAGAAAGGACTTACAATCGATTAAGGATATTTATAAAGTTATGGTGGATGAAATGAATTGGCTACTTAGCTAA